A DNA window from Brassica napus cultivar Da-Ae chromosome C1, Da-Ae, whole genome shotgun sequence contains the following coding sequences:
- the LOC125579980 gene encoding uncharacterized protein LOC125579980, with product MTEFDRLEMDDNDTVDDFAGKISGLSSKATMLGENIEESKMVKKFLKGLLSHKYIQIVASLEKVLDLNSTGFEDIVGRLKAYDERVGEETQKEDQGKLMFLNNEEHSQWGYENSRGRGKGRNSRGRGRGRSHNQNRASHTEDNNSKNNCSKLICWRCDKPDHYATVCLEKTEKNQETNLNKIEEADALYVHEVVFLNEDKVIPNNLDIDKCNASVWYLDNGANTHMTRNKEFFSSLNLNTKGKVKFGDGSYVDIVGRGVVTFVCKTGEKKALKDIYYIPDLKHNILSLGKATENRCEVNMKDVYLTLIDLHGRLLVRVTRSPNRLYKTPMKISYPEGLHVRDKDATWRWHARLGHISYGVMNNMAPRAWNVKLDQVLKEMRFEKCTKEPSVYRKTEGGDVLIIAIYVDDLFVTGTSLKVIQGADGIRIKQEMYAQGILCDTKMEACNATQIPMETNLKISKAEDE from the exons ATGACGGAGTTTGATAGGTTGGAGATGGATGATAACGATACGGTCGATGACTTTGCGGGGAAGATATCGGGCCTATCATCCAAAGCAACCATGTTGGGGGAGAACATAGAAGAATCCAAGATGgtcaagaagttcttgaagggtCTTCTGAGTCACAAGTATATCCAGATCGTAGCATCACTTGAGAAAGTCCTAGATCTCAACTCGACGGGGTTTGAAGACATAGTTGGAAGGCTTAAGGCGTACGACGAGCGTGTAGGAGAAGAAACTCAGAAAGAAGACCAAGGGAAGCTGATGTTCTTGAACAATGAAGAGCATAGTCAGTGGGGCTATGAGAATTCCCGTGGTAGAGGAAAAGGACGGAACAGTAGAGGCAGAGGTCGAGGTAGGTCACACAACCAAAACCGTGCATCACACACCGAAGATAACAACTCGAAGAATAATTGTTCaaagctgatatgttggagatgtGACAAGCCTGATCACTACGCAACTGTCTGTCTCGAGAAgacagagaagaatcaagaaaccaACCTAAACAAGATAGAAGAGGCCGATGCACTCTATGTACACGAGGTGGTGTTTTTGAACGAGGATAAGGTGATTCCGAATAATCTTGATATCGACAAATGCAATGCAAGTGTCTGGTATTTGGATAATGGAGCAAATACTCACATGACGAGGAACAAGGAGTTCTTTTCGAGTTTGAATCTCAACACCAAAGGGAAGGTGAAGTTTGGTGATGGATCGTATGTTGACATTGTAGGAAGGGGTGTGGTTACTTTTGTGTGCAAGACTGGAGAGAAGAAGGCACTCAAAGACATATACTACATACCCGACCTGAAGCACAATATATTGAGTCTTGGGAAAGCAACAGAGAATAGATGTGAGGTTAACATGAAAGATGTCTACTTAACGCTCATAGATTTGCATGGAAGGTTGCTAGTTCGTGTGACAAGATCTCCAAACCGTCTCTACAAGACCCCTATGAAGATAAGCTACCCGGAGGGTTTGCATGTCAGAGACAAAGATGCTACATGGAGGTGGCATGCTCGACTAGGACATATAAgctatggagtgatgaacaacatG GCACCCAGGGCATGGAATGTGAAACTCGATcaggttctcaaggagatgagatTTGAGAAGTGCACGAAGGAACCATCAGTGTACCGCAAGACTGAAGGAGGAGACGTCTTGATCATAGCCATCTACGTTGATGATCTATTTGTGACAGGAACTTCGCTTAAG GTGATTCAAGGAGCAGACGGAATCAGAATAAAACAAGAGATGTATGCTCAAGGAATCCTGTGTGACACAAAGATGGAAGCGTGTAACGCAACTCAAATTCCAATGGAGACGAATTTGAAGATCTCAAAAGCTGAAGATGAATGA
- the LOC106446234 gene encoding ethylene receptor 2 has translation MMVREVASGLLILFSILIWVSPAAAGNGGGCNCEDEGVSFWSTENILETQRVSDFLIAVAYFSIPIELLYFVSCSNVPFKWVLFEFIAFIVLCGMTHLLHGWTYGPHPFKLMVALTVFKMLTALVSCATAITLITLIPLLLKVKVREFMLKKKAHELGREVGLIMIQKETGVHVRMLTQEIRKSLDRHTILYTTLVELSKTLALQNCAVWMENEGKSEMNLTHELRGSSGRSGYGYSVSMHDVDVVRVRESNDVHILSVDSLIARASGGDVSEIGPVAAIRMPMLRVSDFKGGTPELIQTCYAILVCVLPSGQPRDWSYQEIEIVKVVADQVAVALSHAAVLEESQMMRDKLTDQNRALQIAKRDAMRASQARNVLQKAMSEGMRRPMHSILGLLSMIQDEKLSNEQKMIVDTMVKTGNVMSNLVGDAMDVSDGRFVTEMKPFSLHRTVREAACLARCLCLYNGFRFTVDAEMSLPDNVVGDERRVFQVILHMVGSLVKPRKCREGSLSSSVIFKVFKERGSLDRSDQRWAAWRSPTCSADGDVYIRFEMSVENDGSGSQSFASVSSRDQEVGEVRLSGYGLGQDLSFDVCKKVVQLIQGNISVVPGSDGSPETMSLLLRFRRRPSISVHGTGEAPAPDHHLHPHSDSLLRGLQVLLVDTNDSNRAVTRKLLEKLGCIVTAVSSGFDCLTAIAPSSSSSSSTFQVVVLDLQMAEMDGYEVAMRIRSRSWPLIVAMTVSLDEEMWDKCMQIGINGVVKKPVMLRAMESELRRVLLQADQLL, from the exons atgatggtgaGAGAAGTAGCTTCTGGGTTATTGATACTATTCTCGATACTGATCTGGGTTTCTCCGGCGGCGGCTGGAAACGGCGGCGGGTGTAACTGCGAAGACGAAGGAGTAAGCTTCTGGAGCACAGAGAACATCCTTGAGACGCAACGAGTAAGTGACTTCTTGATTGCAGTCGCTTACTTCTCAATCCCGATCGAGTTACTCTACTTCGTGAGCTGCTCCAACGTTCCATTCAAATGGGTCCTCTTCGAGTTCATCGCCTTCATTGTCCTCTGCGGTATGACTCATCTCCTCCACGGTTGGACTTACGGTCCCCACCCTTTCAAGCTCATGGTGGCGTTGACCGTTTTCAAGATGTTGACCGCTCTCGTCTCCTGCGCCACTGCGATCACCCTCATCACTCTCATCCCTCTCCTTCTGAAAGTTAAAGTTCGAGAGTTTATGCTCAAGAAGAAGGCTCATGAGCTTGGACGTGAAGTTGGTCTCATTATGATTCAGAAAGAGACCGGCGTTCACGTCCGTATGCTTACTCAAGAGATACGCAAGTCCTTGGACCGTCACACCATTCTTTACACTACTTTGGTTGAGCTTTCGAAGACCTTGGCGCTGCAGAACTGCGCGGTGTGGATGGAGAATGAAGGTAAGAGTGAGATGAATCTGACTCATGAGCTTAGAGGGAGCTCAGGGAGGAGTGGTTATGGCTACTCTGTTTCTATGCATGATGTGGACGTTGTTAGGGTTAGAGAAAGCAATGATGTGCATATACTAAGCGTTGACTCGTTGATAGCTCGAGCTAGCGGCGGAGATGTTAGTGAGATTGGACCGGTGGCTGCCATTAGAATGCCGATGCTTCGCGTGTCGGATTTTAAAGGAGGGACGCCTGAGTTGATTCAGACATGTTACGCCATACTCGTCTGCGTGTTACCTAGCGGACAGCCTCGGGACTGGAGTTATCAGGAGATTGAGATTGTTAAGGTCGTGGCTGATCAAGTAGCCGTTGCGTTGTCTCACGCAGCGGTTCTTGAGGAGTCTCAGATGATGAGGGACAAGCTCACGGACCAGAACAGGGCCTTGCAGATCGCGAAGAGGGACGCGATGAGGGCGAGCCAGGCGAGGAATGTGTTGCAAAAAGCGATGAGCGAAGGGATGAGACGTCCGATGCATTCTATACTTGGTCTTTTGTCGATGATACAGGACGAGAAGTTGAGTAATGAGCAGAAGATGATTGTTGATACGATGGTGAAGACCGGGAATGTTATGTCGAATTTGGTCGGGGACGCGATGGATGTTTCTGACGGTAGATTTGTCACGGAGATGAAGCCGTTTAGTCTGCATCGTACGGTCCGTGAAGCGGCTTGCTTGGCGAGGTGTTTGTGTCTTTACAATGGGTTTCGGTTTACGGTTGATGCGGAAATGTCTCTGCCTGATAATGTAGTGGGAGATGAAAGAAGAGTGTTCCAGGTGATACTTCATATGGTTGGTAGTTTAGTAAAGCCTAGAAAGTGTAGAGAAGGATCCTTGTCGTCGTCGGTGATCTTTAAGGTTTTTAAAGAAAGAGGAAGCTTGGATAGGAGTGATCAAAGATGGGCTGCATGGAGATCACCTACTTGTTCGGCGGATGGAGATGTGTACATAAGATTCGAAATGAGTGTTGAGAATGATGGTTCAGGCTCTCAATCATTTGCTTCTGTTTCGTCAAGAGATCAAGAAGTTGGCGAAGTGAGATTATCTGGCTATGGGTTAGGACAAGATCTAAGCTTTGATGTTTGTAAGAAAGTGGTGCAG TTAATTCAAGGGAACATCTCGGTGGTCCCTGGCTCGGACGGCTCGCCGGAAACCATGTCACTGCTCCTCAGGTTTCGACGCCGGCCGTCCATATCAGTCCATGGAACAGGGGAAGCACCGGCTCCAGACCACCACCTTCACCCTCATTCTGATTCTCTATTACGTGGCTTGCAAGTTTTATTAGTAGACACCAACGATTCAAACCGGGCGGTTACGCGTAAACTTTTAGAAAAACTTGGCTGCATTGTAACCGCGGTATCATCTGGATTCGATTGCCTCACTGCCATTGCACCTAGCTCTTCCTCATCTTCCTCAACGTTCCAAGTGGTGGTGCTTGATCTACAAATGGCAGAGATGGATGGCTATGAAGTGGCCATGAGGATCAGGAGCCGATCTTGGCCGTTGATTGTGGCAATGACCGTGAGCTTGGACGAAGAAATGTGGGACAAGTGTATGCAGATTGGGATCAATGGAGTTGTGAAAAAGCCGGTGATGTTAAGAGCTATGGAGAGTGAGCTCCGGAGAGTATTGTTGCAAGCTGACCAACTTCTCTAG